In Meleagris gallopavo isolate NT-WF06-2002-E0010 breed Aviagen turkey brand Nicholas breeding stock chromosome 2, Turkey_5.1, whole genome shotgun sequence, the following are encoded in one genomic region:
- the LOC109366382 gene encoding inverted formin-2, producing the protein RVFLADSDPCTPDAPPAATSPPTSEELGPFTAPASPSSSSDPGTASFSPPLPPCVAALHPKPPPVPPPPPASAGTVHPGLPSVPAPPASTSSLHPGLYLPVVPPGSATHLINWLPFLASATLATIRGKEEDQPPVGTCSLESVKRSSSAPPPPSHDDNHRAASVEDRAPEAASLPAAARAVPSSSEQGSANVSDILAELRTMNGHLSVIARALTQLASSLAPQQGTRGTPPP; encoded by the coding sequence CGTGTCTTCCTTGCAGACTCAGACCCTTGCACACCAgatgctcctcctgctgccactTCTCCACCAACTTCAGAAGAACTCGGACCTTTCACTGCACCAGCATCACCCTCTTCTTCCTCTGATCCTGGTACTGCATCATTTTCACCACCGCTACCTCCTTGCGTTGCAGCCTTGCATCCCAAACCACCTCCTGTTCCACCACCACCGCCAGCTTCTGCTGGCACAGTTCACCCTGGACTCCCTTCTGTTCCTGCACCACCTGCCTCTACTTCATCCCTGCACCCTGGACTTTATCTGCCAGTCGTCCCACCCGGCAGTGCCACCCACCTCATCAACTGGCTGCCCTTCTTGGCTTCAGCAACACTCGCCACCATCCGCGGGAAGGAGGAGGATCAGCCACCTGTAGGAACATGCTCCTTGGAAAGCGTGAAGCGAAGCAGCAGTGCACCCCCACCGCCCTCCCATGATGACAACCACCGTGCTGCATCCGTGGAAGACAGGGCTCCAGAAGCTGCTTCCCTGCCAGCGGCTGCCCGCGCCGTGCCCTCCAGCTCTGAGCAGGGATCAGCAAATGTGAGTGACATCCTGGCAGAGCTGCGGACCATGAACGGCCACCTGTCTGTCATTGCTCGAGCCCTGACACAGCTGGCCTCATCGCTGGCACCGCAGCAGGGCACACGTGGCACCCCACCTCCTTAG